In Cloacibacillus sp., one DNA window encodes the following:
- a CDS encoding site-2 protease family protein translates to MLGNLFSAEGISELLLSLPAVLWAITFHEYCHGLAAKMLGDTTAERAGRLSLNPLDHLDPLGALCLLLFRFGWAKPVPIDTRFFKHPKRDIIIVSLAGVAGNMLTAFVCAQLVRFVPGLFVSWGARQLILLMIYINLGLAAFNLIPIPPLDGSRILYVLLPYQWMKYYFWLERYGMFVIVGLLVLGVFPYIMRPIMALLFSILLI, encoded by the coding sequence TGCTTTTAAGCCTGCCCGCCGTCCTCTGGGCCATCACCTTTCACGAATATTGCCACGGCCTCGCCGCCAAGATGCTGGGCGACACCACGGCTGAGCGCGCGGGGCGGCTCTCGCTGAACCCGCTGGACCATTTGGACCCGCTGGGCGCGCTCTGTCTGCTGCTCTTCCGCTTCGGCTGGGCGAAACCGGTGCCGATAGACACGCGCTTCTTCAAGCATCCCAAACGCGACATAATCATCGTCAGCCTTGCGGGCGTCGCCGGCAATATGCTGACGGCTTTCGTCTGCGCGCAGCTCGTGCGCTTTGTCCCCGGGCTCTTTGTCAGTTGGGGGGCGCGGCAGTTAATCCTGCTGATGATCTATATCAACCTCGGCCTGGCGGCCTTCAACCTCATCCCGATACCGCCGCTTGACGGCTCGCGCATACTCTACGTCCTGCTGCCCTACCAGTGGATGAAATACTACTTCTGGCTTGAGCGCTACGGCATGTTCGTCATCGTCGGCCTGCTGGTGCTGGGGGTATTCCCCTATATCATGCGCCCGATCATGGCTCTGCTTTTCAGCATATTACTGATATAG
- the surE gene encoding 5'/3'-nucleotidase SurE, with the protein MKKILITNDDGIFAEGIQTLAKAFHAAGYEVLAVAPDRERSASGHSMTMDRPLQIKKIENKMLADGFTAYSCDGTPTDCVIMGIDVLHFVPDLVLSGINCGPNLGDDLTYSGTACAAMEGLIFGYPSIAVSLVCGSTSPEKHFNTAAEAALQTARWLAGHPLPEGVMYNVNVPNEGLADIAGVRLTRKGKRRYHDKITVVRTPFGGEAYWVGGSIHDELHEDTDVWAVAHKYVSVTPVHLEMTSFDSYNAAKETAMEAEIY; encoded by the coding sequence ATGAAAAAAATACTTATAACGAACGATGACGGGATCTTCGCCGAGGGCATTCAGACGCTTGCGAAGGCCTTTCACGCCGCCGGCTACGAGGTGCTCGCCGTCGCCCCCGACCGGGAACGCAGCGCCTCTGGCCATTCGATGACTATGGACAGGCCGCTGCAGATCAAAAAGATAGAGAATAAGATGCTCGCGGACGGCTTCACCGCCTACTCCTGCGACGGCACGCCCACGGACTGCGTGATCATGGGCATCGACGTGCTCCATTTCGTCCCCGACCTCGTCCTATCAGGCATCAACTGCGGGCCGAACCTCGGCGACGACCTCACCTATTCCGGAACAGCCTGCGCCGCGATGGAGGGGCTCATTTTCGGCTATCCGTCGATAGCCGTCTCGCTCGTATGCGGTTCAACTTCGCCGGAAAAACATTTTAACACCGCCGCCGAGGCCGCGCTTCAGACGGCGCGCTGGCTCGCCGGCCATCCGCTGCCAGAGGGCGTCATGTACAACGTCAACGTTCCCAACGAGGGGCTGGCGGATATCGCCGGCGTGCGCCTCACCCGCAAGGGAAAACGCCGCTATCATGACAAGATAACGGTCGTCAGGACGCCCTTCGGAGGAGAGGCCTACTGGGTTGGCGGCAGCATCCACGACGAGCTGCACGAAGACACCGACGTCTGGGCCGTCGCGCATAAATACGTCTCCGTCACCCCCGTGCATCTTGAGATGACCTCCTTTGACTCTTACAATGCCGCGAAAGAGACAGCAATGGAGGCGGAGATATACAG